The Lepisosteus oculatus isolate fLepOcu1 chromosome 4, fLepOcu1.hap2, whole genome shotgun sequence genome window below encodes:
- the srrm2 gene encoding serine/arginine repetitive matrix protein 2 isoform X2 produces the protein MMEEQGYSVEEIDEKVATFRLMLQEKQEPVAKEAPSERPTVTETHALAAANQEKNERLRAAFGIGEDYVDGSSFHPERRERERERREKERQEREKQYTLIEASSDESPSPPPQQRKKKKKKEKHRDSSESRSPSPRREKKRSKKKKKRRSGSVQKENRHSSPSASDRPRSKEKRKRSDSGTPPPKKHQRRRSRSSSSDSSPSQSPAPLREVRPAQPARRADDGRGRSPEGRKGRGQEAGSPQRSQVRERSPRRSTPPDRGDRRRDRERERDRERDQGKRNERRRRHDSSSSASPSPDRERRQRSREREESPRDRSSRERDRRADRGREREKEKEDSPRQRRDRERERRANDRHSSPEASPSPRRSPLTNGRGKERERERDREQERDRNREKERQRDLERDREREKERQRELEREKERQRELEREREKQRELEREKEKERQRELEREKERQRELEKEKERQRELEREREREKERQKELEREREREVKQRDREQEQERGVERERESKRTRLSKTSEEQNERHGGRAEAKEKSHVPRERKKESGKGVAMEKSKEKGDRAATRGKNARDHSSDSSSSSSSTSSSSSGSGSTSSSSSSSSSSSSSSSSSSSSSSSSSSSSSSSDEEEDGKRKAGSEKKPEDKTKKKSRRKESGEERPSALTATSAPAPLPPSPQLWDRPCGERDSPGRRRERPSSPDTRCRLTPSPQEEEEEKREASYPSAFRREREKESPARAERWNEGDSTGEREVAIRRSDERDVAGRAKRDVPREAGHWDQSTGQKPEIERETERYSPTEGESPLPSPRERRESDRPSKSSRWDKTTETPREVERGRERGRERYSPVWRERTTRSPSPPSHKEREIPGRPRGKERYSPTDRGRVTPSPSPTRERETLGRERGKERYSPTERERETPSPSPQRETLGKEKERYSPMDRERETPSPSPPREGETLGRERGKERYSPTDRKRETPSPSPPRQRETRGKERYSPTDRERETPSPSPSRERRLTPKAVGRVREGERRDQTPGSDRGREVGKKGSDRGKERYTPSGRERVTPSLTPPREERASSRSSAIRRERESPPRAERGSEKYSPSEREKEKRGTSGRGAERYSPTDPERGVSSPSPLREWDVPKTSGEMERGECRWNQAGMDTGRERCPSKERSESPEAAGSGKETYSPTERERQTPSPPRQSRTPSPPREMRMERQTPVEREREGGSAPSHSSVMRSERESPSPQRPGRGTKSHAGGPSLPSRRSSSSSSSSSSSSSPSPAAQDRPLTPPLQYQNPPITRKPSPSPSTSRVTRKPSLPRSPSPQRLPVSQSRRDRDRDRERDRDRERDRDRDRERERERDRQRDREKERDRERDRERERDRERDRERERERNRDREWERQRDRDRRSSPVVSRRDRDRERDRERDRDWERRRRRRTRSRSRTSSRSRSRRPRSPPYRYRLSPSRRRSPSPFRRRRSSRSLSRERARERERNRERERERERERRAKSPPRAPERRARSASSSSTSSSSSSSSSSSSSSSSSSSPPSQPPSPPRTGAPATEANGHGGRGSDGEREVSDRGPAQGSEEGSEQGSDAKVDTQREEQDRLSPAEREHAPDKDREREEGREQDVSSPCPLKEEEGERAGGEALKDPSQSFGEQQREESEERGASIHQSRTPSPSSAGVRVYPASPSTQSRAGPGELSPGKLPAPSRRRSCSPAVEPSCRQSRSRSPAQEPRDSQLERSSPRGAGEASQSPSGFVVKPAPASAADQSGPNSPGSVSQSLNGPEEQANGRREKEGPGSEDSQSEKPNDRKGQDSSSSSSSSSSSSSSSSSSSSDSSDSETEDKRGSEGEAANQKKAGKASGSSSSSSDSSSSSSDSSSSGSEDSPAADSAKCPPRPREPADSLRDSRSPSYSPPLRQRRPAPSSPPPHRGQRSDSRSPSKKRRK, from the exons ctctcccagtgcctctgACAGGCCGAGGTCCAAGGAGAAGAGGAAGAG GTCCGACAGTGGGACCCCTCCCCCAAAGAAACATCAGAGAAGGAGAAGCCGCTCCTCCTCTTCAGACTCCTCCCCCAG CCAATCCCCTGCTCCGCTCCGAGAGGTGCGGCCAGCTCAGCCCGCCAGACGAGCCGATGATGGAAGAGGGCGGTCCCCCGAAGGCAGGAAAGGGAGGGGCCAAGAGGCCGGGAGCCCACAGAGGTCACAGGTCAGAGAG AGATCCCCGAGACGCTCCACTCCGCCCGATAGAGGAGACCGGCGCAGGGACAGGGAGCGGGAGAGAGACCGAGAGAGAGACCAGGGAAAGAGGAACGAGAGGAGGAGGCGGCacgactcctcctcctccgcctcTCCCTCCCCGGATCGGGAGCGGCGGCAGCGCAGCAGGGAGCGGGAGGAGTCCCCTCGCGACCGATCGAGCCGAGAGAGGGACAGGCGGGCAGAccgggggagggagagggagaaagaGAAGGAGGACTCGCCCCGGCAgagaagggacagagagagagagcggcgGGCGAACGACAGGCACTCGTCGCCGGAGGCCTCCCCTTCCCCCCGCCGCTCGCCCCTCACCAACGGAAGGGGCAAAGAACGAGAGCGGGAGAGAGAccgagagcaggagagagacaggaaccGGGAGAAGGAGAGGCAGAGGGACTTAGAGAGAGACcgggagagggagaaggagaggcagagagaactggagagggagaaagagaggcagagagaactGGAGAGAGAACGGGAGAAGCAGAGAGaactggagagagagaaggagaaggagaggcagagagaactggagagggagaaggagaggcagagagaactggagaaggagaaggagaggcagagagaactGGAGAGAGAACGGGAAAGGGAGAAGGAGAGGCAGAAAGAATTGGAAAGAGAACGGGAGAGAGAAGTGAAACAGCGGGACAGAGAGCAGGAACAAGAGAGAGGGGTGGAGAGAGAACGAGAGAGCAAGAGGACTCGGCTGAGCAAGACTTCCGAAGAACAGAACGAGAGGCACGGGGGCAGAGCGGAGGCCAAGGAGAAGAGCCACGTGCCgagagagaggaagaaagaGAGTGGGAAGGGTGTGGCGATGGAGAAGTCGAAGGAGAAGGGAGACCGAGCTGCGACCCGGGGAAAGAATGCCCGAGATCATAGCAGCGATTccagtagcagcagcagcagcaccagcagcagcagcagcggctCTGGATCAACTTCGTCGtcgtcctcttcctcctcctcctcttcgtcTTCTTcgtcatcctcctcctcctcttcgtcGTCCTCGtcgtcttcctcctcctcctctgacGAGGAGGAAGATGGGAAACGCAAGGCAGGAAGCGAGAAAAAGCCGGAGGACAAGACGAAGAAGAAGAGTCGACGGAAGGAGTCTGGGGAGGAACGCCCATCGGCTCTCACAGCAACCTCTGCTCCAGCCCCGCTCCCGCCTTCTCCCCAGCTGTGGGACAGACCATGCGGAGAGCGAGACTCTCCTGGGCGGAGAAGGGAGAGGCCCAGCTCTCCGGATACGAGATGTCGACTGACGCCATCTCcacaagaggaggaggaggagaagagagAGGCATCTTATCCTTCCGCCTtcaggagggagagagaaaaggaGTCACCAGCAAGGGCAGAGAGATGGAACGAGGGAGACTCCACGGGGGAGAGGGAGGTGGCCATCCGGCGCTCCGATGAGAGAGACGTGGCCGGAAGGGCAAAGAGAGATGTCCCAAGGGAGGCGGGACACTGGGACCAGAGTACTGGACAGAAACCAGAGATTGAGCGAGAGACGGAGAGATACTCGCCGACGGAGGGAGAATCACCTTTGCCTTCtccgagagagaggagagaatcGGATCGTCCTTCCAAGAGCAGCCGCTGGGACAAGACTACCGAAACACCCCGAGAggtggagagggggagagagaggggcagggaaAGGTACTCACCTGTCTGGAGAGAGAGAACCACGCGGTCACCCTCTCCCCCAAGTCACAAGGAGAGGGAGATTCCTGGAAGACCGAGAGGGAAAGAGAGGTACTCCCCAACAGATAGGGGGCGGGTGACTCCATCCCCATCTCCTACGAGGGAGAGGGAGACTctgggaagagagagagggaaagagagatACTCCCCAACGGAGAGGGAGCGTGAGACTCCATCCCCATCTCCTCAGAGGGAGACTCTgggaaaagagaaagagaggtACTCACCAATGGATAGGGAACGGGAGACTCCATCCCCATCCCCTCCGAGGGAGGGGGAGACTctgggaagagagagagggaaagagcGGTATTCCCCAACGGATAGGAAGCGAGAGactccctccccctctcctccgAGGCAGAGAGAGACTCGAGGGAAAGAGAGGTACTCCCCCACAGACAGAGAGCGGGAGACCCCATCCCCCTCCCCTTCAAGGGAGAGGAGACTGACTCCGAAAGCTGTGGGGAGAGTGCGAGAAGGTGAACGCAGGGACCAGACACCAGGATCGGATCGAGGGAGAGAGGTGGGGAAGAAGGGTTCGGACAGAGGGAAAGAGAGGTACACCCCTTCAGGAAGAGAGAGGGTAACGCCCTCCCTCACTCCCCCGAGAGAAGAGAGAGCAAGCTCGCGTTCTTCAGCAataaggagagagagggagtccCCACCCCGGGCTGAGAGAGGCAGCGAGAAGTACTCTCCAAGTGAAAgggaaaaagagaagagaggaacATCAGGAAGGGGTGCGGAGAGATATTCTCCAACAGATCCCGAGAGGGGGGTGTCATCCCCCTCTCCCCTGAGAGAGTGGGATGTTCCCAAGACCTCcggggagatggagagaggagagtgcCGTTGGAACCAGGCTGGGATGGACACTGGAAGGGAGAGGTGCCCTTCTAAAGAGAGGAGCGAGTCCCCGGAGGCAGCAGGCAGTGGGAAGGAGACGTACTCcccaacagagagagagagacaaacacCCTCTCCCCCGAGACAGAGTCGAACCCCCTCCCCTCCGAGAGAGATGAGGATGGAGCGGCAGACACCCGTGGAacgggagagggagggagggagtgcACCGTCCCATTCTTCGGTGATGAGGAGCGAAAGGGAGTCGCCGTCGCCCCAGAGGCCCGGAAGGGGGACAAAGAGCCACGCTGGGGGACCCAGTTTGCCATCTCGCCGctcctcctcgtcctcctcatcttcctcctcctcttcgtcTCCCTCTCCTGCTGCACAGGACCGGCCCCTCACTCCTCCACTGCAGTACCAGAATCCCCCCATTACCAGAAAGCCGTCTCCTTCTCCCAGTACCAGCCGAGTTACCAGAAAGCCCTCCCTGCCTCGCTCTCCTTCCCCCCAGCGCTTGCCAGTCTCCCAGTCGCGccgagacagggacagggacagggagcgggacagggacagggagcgggatagggacagggacagggagagagagcggGAGAGGGACAGGCAACGGGATCGGGAGAAGGAGAGGGACAGGGAACGGGATAGGGAGAGggaaagagatagggagagagacagggaacgggagagggagagaaacagggacagggaatgggagagacagagagatagGGACCGGAGGAGCTCTCCGGTTGTATCCCGACgggacagggacagagagagggacagggagagggaccGGGACTGGGAGAGGCGCAGGCGAAGGAGGACCCGCTCCAGATCTCGGACCAGTAGCCGATCTCGCTCGCGCCGTCCACGCAGCCCCCCCTACAG GTACCGTCTCTCGCCCTCCCGCCGCCGTTCCCCCTCTCCCTTCAGGAGAAGGAGAAGCAGTCGCTCCCTGTCCCGGGAGCGGGCGCGAGAACGGGAGAGGAACCgggaaagagagagggagagggagagggagcgcCGCGCAAAGTCTCCCCCCAGAGCCCCCGAGCGCCGCGCCCGTTCCGCTTCCTCGTCTTCGACGTCGTCCTCCTCCTCTTCGTCTTCGtccagctcctcctcctcttcctcctcctcctcccccccttCTCAGCCCCCCAGTCCTCCCCGCACCGGGGCCCCGGCGACGGAGGCGAACGGCCATGGGGGCAGAGGGAGCGACGGGGAGAGGGAGGTGTCGGACAGAGGGCCGGCGCAAGGGAGCGAGGAGGGGAGCGAGCAAGGGAGCGACGCCAAGGTGGACACCCagagggaagagcaggacaggctgagcccagcagagagagagcacgCGCCCGAcaaggacagagagagggaggagggtaGAGAGCAGGACGTCTCCTCTCCCTGCCCGCTTaaggaggaagagggagagagagccgGGGGGGAGGCACTGAAGGATCCCTCTCAGTCTTTCGGAGAGCAACAGCGGGAGGAGAGCGAGGAAAGAGGGGCGTCCATTCATCAGTCGCGTACCCCCTCTCCTTCCTCCGCAGGGGTTAGAGTGTACCCCGCCTCTCCAAGCACCCAGTCGCGTGCAGGTCCTGGTGAGTTATCTCCCGGGAAACTGCCGGCCCCCAGCCGGAGGCGTTCCTGCTCCCCGGCTGTGGAACCCAGCTGCCGCCAATCGCGATCCAGGTCGCCAGCCCAGGAGCCCCGCGACAGCCAATTGGAAAGGTCATCTCCCAGAGGGGCGGGAGAAGCCAGCCAATCACCTTCTGGGTTTGTCGTCAAGCCGGCCCCTGCCTCTGCCGCTGACCAATCAGGACCAAATTCTCCGGGTTCTGTGAGCCAATCATTGAATGGGCCAGAGGAACAGGCCAAtgggaggagagagaaggagggaCCTGGCAGCGAAGACAGCCAGTCGGAAAAACCTAATGACAGGAAAGGGCAGGACAGTTCATCATCTTCGTCATCTTCCTCCTcgtcatcctcctcctcctcctcttcttcatCCGACAGCTCTGACTCCGAGACAGAGGACAAAAGAGG gtCCGAGGGCGAAGCGGCCAACCAGAAGAAGGCAGGGAAGGCCTCgggctcctcctcttcctcctccgactcctcctcctcctcctccgactCATCCTCCTCCGGGAGCGAGGACTCTCCCGCTGCAGACTCTGCGAAGTG tcCTCCCCGGCCCAGGGAGCCGGCCGATTCCCTGCGGGACTCCCGCTCTCCCAGCTACTCCCCGCCGCTCCGACAGCGCAGGCCGGCGCCGTCCTCACCCCCCCCTCACAG gggtcagaggtcagacagCCGGTCACCCAGCAAGAAACGCAGGAAATAA